The following proteins are encoded in a genomic region of Dioscorea cayenensis subsp. rotundata cultivar TDr96_F1 chromosome 8, TDr96_F1_v2_PseudoChromosome.rev07_lg8_w22 25.fasta, whole genome shotgun sequence:
- the LOC120267219 gene encoding uncharacterized mitochondrial protein AtMg00820-like, with translation MLTTLQEPQTYEEAIVDPNWQNAMQKEFDALEANKIWELVTLPKGNKSISRKWVYKLKYKADGSIEKHKDRLIVKGLTQKNGVDYSKIFSPITKMTTVRSLIAMVIKRGWKLIGMQVYMPTA, from the coding sequence ATGCTAACTACTTTACAAGAGCCACAAACCTATGAAGAGGCTATAGTTGATCCAAATTGGCAGAATGCTATGCAAAAAGAGTTTGATGCTCTTGAAGCAAATAAAATTTGGGAACTGGTTACTTTACCTAAAGGAAATAAATCTATTAGCCGCAAATGGGTTTATAAGTTGAAATATAAGGCAGATGGGAGCATTGAAAAGCATAAAGACAGGCTAATAGTGAAGGGCTTGACTCAGAAAAATGGAGTGGATTATTCTAAAATATTCTCTCCTATTACGAAAATGACAACAGTGAGGAGCTTGATTGCAATGGTTATAAAGAGAGGTTGGAAactgatagggatgcaagtatACATGCCAACTgcataa
- the LOC120267220 gene encoding UDP-glycosyltransferase 89B2-like — MANHEQAPAHILLIPFPAPGNMLPLLDLAHHLSTKPNLISISMITITIVVSPNTLPLLSPLLSTSSSIHPLILPFPSTTTISEPPLSSFLSISHSLSTLLSPILQWALSSSPPLTTIISDFLLPWSHHLSQQLSIPNIVFCPFSALTVSLAHSLWRTMPERDLPDSPDSLVFLPDIPSSPSYPWYHLSSMFKPQRDGDPLHGFIKEALLKNIDSWGFIFNTFSDLEAPYLDHLRRDLRRVFAVGPIRPLEHALPADDKLIEWLNTCDDRSVVYVCLGPQTVLAPAQMEAVAAALELSEERFVWCVRGPGVEPEKEVVVPAGFEERVKGRGVVVEGMVAQTAVLEHRAVAVFVTHCGWRSVMEGMAAGVKMMTWPMGADQYVNERVVVEMGMGVRVCEGVDGVVNVEEMLKKNFTTKVHTEVGIWNSMNCSKCWCPDGSPKHQECDQQELDKI; from the exons ATGGCCAACCATGAGCAAGCTCCTGCTCACATCCTCCTCATCCCTTTCCCGGCTCCCGGCAACATGCTTCCATTACTGGACTTAGCTCACCATCTCTCAACCAAACCCAacctcatctccatctccatgaTCACCATCACCATTGTTGTCTCTCCAAACACTCTCCCTCTCCTCTCCCCTCTCCTTTCCACCTCCTCTTCCATCCACCCTCTCATCCTCCCCTTCccctccaccaccaccatctcCGAACCTCCTCTCTCCTCCTTCCTATCCATCTCCCACTCCCTCTCCACTCTCCTCTCTCCCATTCTCCAATGGGCTCTCTCCTCCTCCCCTCCCTTAACCACCATCATCTCTGACTTCCTCCTTCCTTGGTCTCATCATCTATCTCAACAACTCTCCATTCCAAACATTGTCTTCTGCCCCTTCTCAGCCCTCACTGTCTCACTTGCTCACAGCTTATGGAGAACCATGCCTGAACGTGACCTTCCTGACAGTCCTGATTCTCTTGTCTTCCTCCCTGAcatcccttcttctccttcttaccCTTGGTACCATCTCTCCTCCATGTTCAAACCTCAAAGAGATGGAGATCCACTCCATGGTTTCATAAAAGAAGCTCTTCTCAAAAATATTGACAGTTGGGGCTTCATCTTTAACACTTTCTCCGACCTTGAAGCTCCATATTTGGACCACCTCCGGCGAGACCTCCGCCGAGTCTTTGCAGTCGGTCCGATACGTCCACTTGAGCATGCACTGCCGGCGGATGATAAATTGATAGAATGGCTTAACACCTGTGACGACCGGTCGGTGGTTTACGTGTGTTTAGGTCCTCAGACAGTGCTAGCTCCGGCGCAGATGGAAGCCGTGGCGGCGGCGTTGGAGCTTAGTGAAGAGAGGTTTGTGTGGTGTGTGAGAGGGCCGGGAGTGGAGCcggagaaggaggtggtggtgCCGGCGGGGTTTGAGGAGAGAGTGAAGGGGAGAGGGGTGGTGGTGGAGGGGATGGTGGCGCAAACGGCGGTGCTGGAGCACAGGGCGGTGGCGGTGTTCGTGACGCACTGTGGGTGGAGGTCGGTGATGGAAGGGATGGCGGCGGGGGTGAAGATGATGACGTGGCCAATGGGGGCGGACCAGTATGTGAATGAGAGGGTTGTGGTGGAGATGGGGATGGGAGTTAGGGTTTGTGAGGGAGTGGATGGAGTGGTGAATGTGGAGGAGATGCTGAAGaag AACTTTACAACAAAAGTTCATACAGAAGTTGGCATTTGGAATTCTATGAATTGTTCAAAATGCTGGTGTCCAGATGGTAGCCCAAAGCATCAGGAGTGCGATCAGCAAGAACTggataaaatatga